The Brachyhypopomus gauderio isolate BG-103 unplaced genomic scaffold, BGAUD_0.2 sc138, whole genome shotgun sequence genome contains a region encoding:
- the ccdc66 gene encoding coiled-coil domain-containing protein 66 isoform X2: MMALKRRVVGQRRRRRTQRDGLLFELENGKPKLLLASYGESKVSSKTGFCQLPQKTRTQQKATVISKQCLKESERSQRERKCAGPAGGSRAEQVMVHSRRKTKDRSSSDRTHITGVVRVHSESKTRTTDESSKVTEKTVKESLVCLTQDQLQQILNTIKASGQNVQDDSKTHIQNRGPAVCTNEDGIVNETVAGGIAGLRLDSSVTQESSPGQGDVKKPVDSSPSGLFNTLGQREREREALEEKRAQWRRELDEQMVLKQQQKSNTGILPQSEPCLGPSAGPGSSEQLSQQVQEDRMARTGTETMSSKPPQPDCSRRAVPAAVRSAFVLGEATPLEHAFSEEKKEEQRRWLQNLEQQREEARIRKQLERRIQSQAEDHERWAMHFDSFQRGPHLQPLPHPVPEGGEPDVGSSLSHHRSPSGALSTAWEAMSTFGGDSVGRASVDPTQAFQAKSRHLRTMTALLDPAQIEERERKRIKQLEHQRAIEAQVEERRRQKEKEEAARQALEQEEERRVARERDLLQQQYLMDTQRQRHKEELHTRKTEELYLSVQRAQEEAQKDKHVQRIRELARKGHDVSNLLRGLECESSSPGQGSVSLVMSETAAQRVRTPTTARKDMAVQTETNTTSPPETEVTVSTYGNVIAQAIPGQHQASANIRGSRRETRLAEKNMGKENLCAAPEADPYEAYARTDRSRAQRPGRKPEWNTHMPSKAFVPASGRYPADLQRHRQESRLRRQMELMTLVEKNGFPKTALRGDSPQSRPQKQENLSHQKVEDAHRTPSTTVTQRGCSPPVPAVRNLLQQFHTPSPTQTEEATEPDWPPSSDYIPYVRTDEIYHLDPLAPISRPSTHENPQKTHQDVNSRRLHTPPVQRDPLLNPELLKNTGRQQAILRGLSELRQGLLQKQRELETSFNPLQGQSRNLSPAFQPL, translated from the exons TTACCTCAAAAGACCAGAACACAGCAGAAAGCCACAGTCATCTCAAAACAGTGTCTTAAAGAATCCGAAAGGtcccagagagagaggaagtgcgCCGGACCTGCCGGTGGGAGTCGTGCTGAGCAAGTGATGGTACACAGTCGCAGAAAGACCAAAGACAGGAGCTCCTCAGATCGCACTCACATCACGGGGGTGGTGAGAGTGCACTCTGAGAGCAAGACAAGAACTACTGATGAATCCTCGAAAGTTACAGAGAAGACCGTCAAGGAGAGCTTGGTGTGCTTAACGCAGGACCAGCTTCAGCAGATCCTCAACACCATCAAAGCCTCAGGGCAAAATGTCCAAGATGACTCCAAGACCCACATTCAGAACA GAGGACCTGCGGTTTGTACAAACGAAGACGGTATTGTGAATGAAACAGTGGCTGGTGGAATTGCAGGGCTTCGGTTGGATAGCAGTGTTACCCAGGAGAGTTCACCAGGACAGGGAGATGTGAA GAAACCAGTAGATTCCAGCCCATCAGGACTCTTCAACACTTTGggacaaagggagagagagagagaagcactgGAGGAGAAGAGAGCGCAGTGGAGGAGAGAGTTAG ATGAGCAGATGGTACTGAAACAGCAGCAGAAATCAAACACGGGCATTCTGCCTCAAAGTGAGCCGTGTCTAGGGCCTTCAGCTGGACCCGGGTCAAGTGAACAGCTGTCGCAA CAGGTCCAAGAAGACAGGATGGCAAGAACGGGCACAGAGACCATGAGCAGCAAACCTCCACAGCCAGACTGCAGCCGGCGTGCTGTTCCTGCTGCTGTCCGCTCTGCCTTTGTACTGGGG GAGGCCACACCCTTGGAGCACGCTTTCAgcgaggagaagaaggaggagcaGAGGCGCTGGCTACAGAACCTGGAGCAGCAGAGGGAGGAGGCCCGGATTCGTAAGCAGCTGGAGAGACGGATCCAAAGCCAG GCTGAGGACCATGAGCGATGGGCCATGCACTTTGACTCCTTCCAACGGGGCCCCCACCTTCAGCCCCTCCCACATCCAGTCCCTGAGGGAGGAGAGCCAGACGTGGGCAGTTCCCTGTCCCATCACCGATCCCCCTCGGGGGCACTGTCCACAGCCTGGGAGGCCATGAGCACTTTTGGAGGGGACAGTGTGGGAAGAGCCAGCGTGGACCCCACTCAGGCTTTTCAGGCAAAGTCCAG ACACCTGCGCACCATGACCGCACTGCTGGATCCAGCACaaatagaggagagagagagaaagcgcaTCAAACAGCTCGAACATCAG CGAGCTATCGAGgctcaggtggaggagaggaggcgacagaaggagaaagaggaggcGGCGCGACAAGCCCTGGAACAGGAGGAGGAGCGGAGGGTGGCTAGAGAGAGGGACCTTCTCCAGCAGCAGTACCTGATGGACACGCAACGGCAGAGGCACAAGGAG GAGTTACATACGCGCAAAACTGAGGAGCTGTACCTGAGTGTTCAGAGGGCCCAGGAGGAGGCGCAGAAAGACAAACATGTACAGCGGATTAGAGAGCTGGCTAGAAAAGGACACGATGTTTCCAATCTGCTGCGAGGCCTGGAGTGTGAATCTTCCTCACCAG GTCAAGGTTCAGTGAGTTTGGTCATGTCTGAAACCGCAGCACAAAGAGTGCGGACACCTACAACAGCAAGAAAAGACATGGCTGTTCAGACAG AAACCAACACAACAAGCCCACCTGAGACTGAGGTCACCGTGAGTACCTATGGCAACGTTATAGCTCAAGCCATTCCGGGTCAACATCAAGCTTCTGCCAACATCAGAGGATCCAGACGTGAGACCAGACTAGCTGAGAAGAACATGGGAAAAGAGAACTTGTGCGCAGCTCCAGAAGCAGACCCCTATGAGGCCTACGCGAGAACCGACAGGTCCCGAGCGCAGCGTCCAGGGAGGAAGCCGGAGTGGAACACCCACATGCCCAGTAAGGCCTTCGTGCCAGCGTCTGGACGCTACCCTGCCGATCTGCAGCGTCACAGGCAGGAGAGCCGTTTGCGAAGGCAGATGGAGCTAATGACGCTGGTGGAGAAGAATGGGTTTCCCAAAACGGCTCTCCGAGGTGATTCTCCCCAATCTCGTCCTCAGAAGCAAGAAAACTTGTCACATCAAAAA GTTGAGGATGCACACAgaacaccatccaccactgtcACTCAGAG GGGGTGCTCCCCACCAGTGCCTGCCGTGAGGAATCTACTCCAGCAGTTCCACACGCCCTCTCCAACCCAAACAGAAGAGGCTACAGAACCCGATTGGCCTCCGTCCTCTGACTACATCCCCTACGTTCGCACAGATGAGATTTATCACCTGGATCCCCTTGCCCCAATCTCCAGACCCAGCACACACGAGAACCCCCAGAAAACACACCAAG ATGTGAACAGCAGACGTCTTCACACTCCTCCAGTGCAGCGGGATCCCCTCTTGAACCCAGAACTCCTGAAGAACACAGGCAGGCAGCAGGCTATACTCAGGGGCCTGTCTGAACTCAGACAG GGCTTGctgcagaaacagagagaactAGAAACTAGCTTCAACCCTTTACAGGGGCAAAGCAGAAACCTCTCACCAGCTTTCCAACCTCTGTGA
- the ccdc66 gene encoding coiled-coil domain-containing protein 66 isoform X1, whose product MMALKRRVVGQRRRRRTQRDGLLFELENGKPKLLLASYGESKVSSKTGFCQLPQKTRTQQKATVISKQCLKESERSQRERKCAGPAGGSRAEQVMVHSRRKTKDRSSSDRTHITGVVRVHSESKTRTTDESSKVTEKTVKESLVCLTQDQLQQILNTIKASGQNVQDDSKTHIQNRGPAVCTNEDGIVNETVAGGIAGLRLDSSVTQESSPGQGDVKKPVDSSPSGLFNTLGQREREREALEEKRAQWRRELDEQMVLKQQQKSNTGILPQSEPCLGPSAGPGSSEQLSQQVQEDRMARTGTETMSSKPPQPDCSRRAVPAAVRSAFVLGEATPLEHAFSEEKKEEQRRWLQNLEQQREEARIRKQLERRIQSQAEDHERWAMHFDSFQRGPHLQPLPHPVPEGGEPDVGSSLSHHRSPSGALSTAWEAMSTFGGDSVGRASVDPTQAFQAKSRHLRTMTALLDPAQIEERERKRIKQLEHQRAIEAQVEERRRQKEKEEAARQALEQEEERRVARERDLLQQQYLMDTQRQRHKEELHTRKTEELYLSVQRAQEEAQKDKHVQRIRELARKGHDVSNLLRGLECESSSPGQGSVSLVMSETAAQRVRTPTTARKDMAVQTETNTTSPPETEVTVSTYGNVIAQAIPGQHQASANIRGSRRETRLAEKNMGKENLCAAPEADPYEAYARTDRSRAQRPGRKPEWNTHMPSKAFVPASGRYPADLQRHRQESRLRRQMELMTLVEKNGFPKTALRGDSPQSRPQKQENLSHQKVEDAHRTPSTTVTQSRGCSPPVPAVRNLLQQFHTPSPTQTEEATEPDWPPSSDYIPYVRTDEIYHLDPLAPISRPSTHENPQKTHQDVNSRRLHTPPVQRDPLLNPELLKNTGRQQAILRGLSELRQGLLQKQRELETSFNPLQGQSRNLSPAFQPL is encoded by the exons TTACCTCAAAAGACCAGAACACAGCAGAAAGCCACAGTCATCTCAAAACAGTGTCTTAAAGAATCCGAAAGGtcccagagagagaggaagtgcgCCGGACCTGCCGGTGGGAGTCGTGCTGAGCAAGTGATGGTACACAGTCGCAGAAAGACCAAAGACAGGAGCTCCTCAGATCGCACTCACATCACGGGGGTGGTGAGAGTGCACTCTGAGAGCAAGACAAGAACTACTGATGAATCCTCGAAAGTTACAGAGAAGACCGTCAAGGAGAGCTTGGTGTGCTTAACGCAGGACCAGCTTCAGCAGATCCTCAACACCATCAAAGCCTCAGGGCAAAATGTCCAAGATGACTCCAAGACCCACATTCAGAACA GAGGACCTGCGGTTTGTACAAACGAAGACGGTATTGTGAATGAAACAGTGGCTGGTGGAATTGCAGGGCTTCGGTTGGATAGCAGTGTTACCCAGGAGAGTTCACCAGGACAGGGAGATGTGAA GAAACCAGTAGATTCCAGCCCATCAGGACTCTTCAACACTTTGggacaaagggagagagagagagaagcactgGAGGAGAAGAGAGCGCAGTGGAGGAGAGAGTTAG ATGAGCAGATGGTACTGAAACAGCAGCAGAAATCAAACACGGGCATTCTGCCTCAAAGTGAGCCGTGTCTAGGGCCTTCAGCTGGACCCGGGTCAAGTGAACAGCTGTCGCAA CAGGTCCAAGAAGACAGGATGGCAAGAACGGGCACAGAGACCATGAGCAGCAAACCTCCACAGCCAGACTGCAGCCGGCGTGCTGTTCCTGCTGCTGTCCGCTCTGCCTTTGTACTGGGG GAGGCCACACCCTTGGAGCACGCTTTCAgcgaggagaagaaggaggagcaGAGGCGCTGGCTACAGAACCTGGAGCAGCAGAGGGAGGAGGCCCGGATTCGTAAGCAGCTGGAGAGACGGATCCAAAGCCAG GCTGAGGACCATGAGCGATGGGCCATGCACTTTGACTCCTTCCAACGGGGCCCCCACCTTCAGCCCCTCCCACATCCAGTCCCTGAGGGAGGAGAGCCAGACGTGGGCAGTTCCCTGTCCCATCACCGATCCCCCTCGGGGGCACTGTCCACAGCCTGGGAGGCCATGAGCACTTTTGGAGGGGACAGTGTGGGAAGAGCCAGCGTGGACCCCACTCAGGCTTTTCAGGCAAAGTCCAG ACACCTGCGCACCATGACCGCACTGCTGGATCCAGCACaaatagaggagagagagagaaagcgcaTCAAACAGCTCGAACATCAG CGAGCTATCGAGgctcaggtggaggagaggaggcgacagaaggagaaagaggaggcGGCGCGACAAGCCCTGGAACAGGAGGAGGAGCGGAGGGTGGCTAGAGAGAGGGACCTTCTCCAGCAGCAGTACCTGATGGACACGCAACGGCAGAGGCACAAGGAG GAGTTACATACGCGCAAAACTGAGGAGCTGTACCTGAGTGTTCAGAGGGCCCAGGAGGAGGCGCAGAAAGACAAACATGTACAGCGGATTAGAGAGCTGGCTAGAAAAGGACACGATGTTTCCAATCTGCTGCGAGGCCTGGAGTGTGAATCTTCCTCACCAG GTCAAGGTTCAGTGAGTTTGGTCATGTCTGAAACCGCAGCACAAAGAGTGCGGACACCTACAACAGCAAGAAAAGACATGGCTGTTCAGACAG AAACCAACACAACAAGCCCACCTGAGACTGAGGTCACCGTGAGTACCTATGGCAACGTTATAGCTCAAGCCATTCCGGGTCAACATCAAGCTTCTGCCAACATCAGAGGATCCAGACGTGAGACCAGACTAGCTGAGAAGAACATGGGAAAAGAGAACTTGTGCGCAGCTCCAGAAGCAGACCCCTATGAGGCCTACGCGAGAACCGACAGGTCCCGAGCGCAGCGTCCAGGGAGGAAGCCGGAGTGGAACACCCACATGCCCAGTAAGGCCTTCGTGCCAGCGTCTGGACGCTACCCTGCCGATCTGCAGCGTCACAGGCAGGAGAGCCGTTTGCGAAGGCAGATGGAGCTAATGACGCTGGTGGAGAAGAATGGGTTTCCCAAAACGGCTCTCCGAGGTGATTCTCCCCAATCTCGTCCTCAGAAGCAAGAAAACTTGTCACATCAAAAA GTTGAGGATGCACACAgaacaccatccaccactgtcACTCAGAG CAGGGGGTGCTCCCCACCAGTGCCTGCCGTGAGGAATCTACTCCAGCAGTTCCACACGCCCTCTCCAACCCAAACAGAAGAGGCTACAGAACCCGATTGGCCTCCGTCCTCTGACTACATCCCCTACGTTCGCACAGATGAGATTTATCACCTGGATCCCCTTGCCCCAATCTCCAGACCCAGCACACACGAGAACCCCCAGAAAACACACCAAG ATGTGAACAGCAGACGTCTTCACACTCCTCCAGTGCAGCGGGATCCCCTCTTGAACCCAGAACTCCTGAAGAACACAGGCAGGCAGCAGGCTATACTCAGGGGCCTGTCTGAACTCAGACAG GGCTTGctgcagaaacagagagaactAGAAACTAGCTTCAACCCTTTACAGGGGCAAAGCAGAAACCTCTCACCAGCTTTCCAACCTCTGTGA
- the ccdc66 gene encoding coiled-coil domain-containing protein 66 isoform X3, which yields MNLGDGLLFELENGKPKLLLASYGESKVSSKTGFCQLPQKTRTQQKATVISKQCLKESERSQRERKCAGPAGGSRAEQVMVHSRRKTKDRSSSDRTHITGVVRVHSESKTRTTDESSKVTEKTVKESLVCLTQDQLQQILNTIKASGQNVQDDSKTHIQNRGPAVCTNEDGIVNETVAGGIAGLRLDSSVTQESSPGQGDVKKPVDSSPSGLFNTLGQREREREALEEKRAQWRRELDEQMVLKQQQKSNTGILPQSEPCLGPSAGPGSSEQLSQQVQEDRMARTGTETMSSKPPQPDCSRRAVPAAVRSAFVLGEATPLEHAFSEEKKEEQRRWLQNLEQQREEARIRKQLERRIQSQAEDHERWAMHFDSFQRGPHLQPLPHPVPEGGEPDVGSSLSHHRSPSGALSTAWEAMSTFGGDSVGRASVDPTQAFQAKSRHLRTMTALLDPAQIEERERKRIKQLEHQRAIEAQVEERRRQKEKEEAARQALEQEEERRVARERDLLQQQYLMDTQRQRHKEELHTRKTEELYLSVQRAQEEAQKDKHVQRIRELARKGHDVSNLLRGLECESSSPGQGSVSLVMSETAAQRVRTPTTARKDMAVQTETNTTSPPETEVTVSTYGNVIAQAIPGQHQASANIRGSRRETRLAEKNMGKENLCAAPEADPYEAYARTDRSRAQRPGRKPEWNTHMPSKAFVPASGRYPADLQRHRQESRLRRQMELMTLVEKNGFPKTALRGDSPQSRPQKQENLSHQKVEDAHRTPSTTVTQSRGCSPPVPAVRNLLQQFHTPSPTQTEEATEPDWPPSSDYIPYVRTDEIYHLDPLAPISRPSTHENPQKTHQDVNSRRLHTPPVQRDPLLNPELLKNTGRQQAILRGLSELRQGLLQKQRELETSFNPLQGQSRNLSPAFQPL from the exons TTACCTCAAAAGACCAGAACACAGCAGAAAGCCACAGTCATCTCAAAACAGTGTCTTAAAGAATCCGAAAGGtcccagagagagaggaagtgcgCCGGACCTGCCGGTGGGAGTCGTGCTGAGCAAGTGATGGTACACAGTCGCAGAAAGACCAAAGACAGGAGCTCCTCAGATCGCACTCACATCACGGGGGTGGTGAGAGTGCACTCTGAGAGCAAGACAAGAACTACTGATGAATCCTCGAAAGTTACAGAGAAGACCGTCAAGGAGAGCTTGGTGTGCTTAACGCAGGACCAGCTTCAGCAGATCCTCAACACCATCAAAGCCTCAGGGCAAAATGTCCAAGATGACTCCAAGACCCACATTCAGAACA GAGGACCTGCGGTTTGTACAAACGAAGACGGTATTGTGAATGAAACAGTGGCTGGTGGAATTGCAGGGCTTCGGTTGGATAGCAGTGTTACCCAGGAGAGTTCACCAGGACAGGGAGATGTGAA GAAACCAGTAGATTCCAGCCCATCAGGACTCTTCAACACTTTGggacaaagggagagagagagagaagcactgGAGGAGAAGAGAGCGCAGTGGAGGAGAGAGTTAG ATGAGCAGATGGTACTGAAACAGCAGCAGAAATCAAACACGGGCATTCTGCCTCAAAGTGAGCCGTGTCTAGGGCCTTCAGCTGGACCCGGGTCAAGTGAACAGCTGTCGCAA CAGGTCCAAGAAGACAGGATGGCAAGAACGGGCACAGAGACCATGAGCAGCAAACCTCCACAGCCAGACTGCAGCCGGCGTGCTGTTCCTGCTGCTGTCCGCTCTGCCTTTGTACTGGGG GAGGCCACACCCTTGGAGCACGCTTTCAgcgaggagaagaaggaggagcaGAGGCGCTGGCTACAGAACCTGGAGCAGCAGAGGGAGGAGGCCCGGATTCGTAAGCAGCTGGAGAGACGGATCCAAAGCCAG GCTGAGGACCATGAGCGATGGGCCATGCACTTTGACTCCTTCCAACGGGGCCCCCACCTTCAGCCCCTCCCACATCCAGTCCCTGAGGGAGGAGAGCCAGACGTGGGCAGTTCCCTGTCCCATCACCGATCCCCCTCGGGGGCACTGTCCACAGCCTGGGAGGCCATGAGCACTTTTGGAGGGGACAGTGTGGGAAGAGCCAGCGTGGACCCCACTCAGGCTTTTCAGGCAAAGTCCAG ACACCTGCGCACCATGACCGCACTGCTGGATCCAGCACaaatagaggagagagagagaaagcgcaTCAAACAGCTCGAACATCAG CGAGCTATCGAGgctcaggtggaggagaggaggcgacagaaggagaaagaggaggcGGCGCGACAAGCCCTGGAACAGGAGGAGGAGCGGAGGGTGGCTAGAGAGAGGGACCTTCTCCAGCAGCAGTACCTGATGGACACGCAACGGCAGAGGCACAAGGAG GAGTTACATACGCGCAAAACTGAGGAGCTGTACCTGAGTGTTCAGAGGGCCCAGGAGGAGGCGCAGAAAGACAAACATGTACAGCGGATTAGAGAGCTGGCTAGAAAAGGACACGATGTTTCCAATCTGCTGCGAGGCCTGGAGTGTGAATCTTCCTCACCAG GTCAAGGTTCAGTGAGTTTGGTCATGTCTGAAACCGCAGCACAAAGAGTGCGGACACCTACAACAGCAAGAAAAGACATGGCTGTTCAGACAG AAACCAACACAACAAGCCCACCTGAGACTGAGGTCACCGTGAGTACCTATGGCAACGTTATAGCTCAAGCCATTCCGGGTCAACATCAAGCTTCTGCCAACATCAGAGGATCCAGACGTGAGACCAGACTAGCTGAGAAGAACATGGGAAAAGAGAACTTGTGCGCAGCTCCAGAAGCAGACCCCTATGAGGCCTACGCGAGAACCGACAGGTCCCGAGCGCAGCGTCCAGGGAGGAAGCCGGAGTGGAACACCCACATGCCCAGTAAGGCCTTCGTGCCAGCGTCTGGACGCTACCCTGCCGATCTGCAGCGTCACAGGCAGGAGAGCCGTTTGCGAAGGCAGATGGAGCTAATGACGCTGGTGGAGAAGAATGGGTTTCCCAAAACGGCTCTCCGAGGTGATTCTCCCCAATCTCGTCCTCAGAAGCAAGAAAACTTGTCACATCAAAAA GTTGAGGATGCACACAgaacaccatccaccactgtcACTCAGAG CAGGGGGTGCTCCCCACCAGTGCCTGCCGTGAGGAATCTACTCCAGCAGTTCCACACGCCCTCTCCAACCCAAACAGAAGAGGCTACAGAACCCGATTGGCCTCCGTCCTCTGACTACATCCCCTACGTTCGCACAGATGAGATTTATCACCTGGATCCCCTTGCCCCAATCTCCAGACCCAGCACACACGAGAACCCCCAGAAAACACACCAAG ATGTGAACAGCAGACGTCTTCACACTCCTCCAGTGCAGCGGGATCCCCTCTTGAACCCAGAACTCCTGAAGAACACAGGCAGGCAGCAGGCTATACTCAGGGGCCTGTCTGAACTCAGACAG GGCTTGctgcagaaacagagagaactAGAAACTAGCTTCAACCCTTTACAGGGGCAAAGCAGAAACCTCTCACCAGCTTTCCAACCTCTGTGA